A stretch of DNA from Candidatus Dormiibacterota bacterium:
CACGCGTAGACGCAGCCGCCGAGGGCACGGCTCCAAAGCCGTAGACGTTCTGTATTCGTTCTCGGTCCCTTCATCAGGGCTTCGCAGCCGGGCGGTATAACGGAAGCATGATGAAACATCGTATTTTTGCCACGATATTCGCCGCTGTAATCCTCGCGATTGGGTCGGCCGTGCCGTCCTCCGGCCAGTCCACGGCGCCGACGGCCCAGACTCGTTATCCGCAATGGACGGGTTCAGGCTATCCGGCCGCACGCCACCTCGAAGTAATGCTGTTACAGTTCGACAATGCGGCGGTCAACATGGCGGAGGCTGCTCAGCGTAGCACTACCGACGCGAACGTGAAGCGACTTGCAAGCGACATCATCGCCCAGCGCGCCCGCGAACTCACCACCATGCGCTCCTCCTATCAAAAACAGTATGGGGAAACGCCGCCTGCGTGGGGCGGAACGGGCGGAAATTACGGCCCGATGGGCGGCGGCGGCATGATGGGCGGGGGCCGCGGCAACAACGGCTACAATATGATGGGCGGGACGATGGGCCAGATGATGGCGTACGGCGACGGCTATCAGACGATGATGGGCAATTCGTCGAATTGGTGGGGCGGCGGCAACGCGGGGACGGCCTTCGTTCCTGCGCTGATGCGGCTCGACGCGATG
This window harbors:
- a CDS encoding DUF305 domain-containing protein, which gives rise to MMKHRIFATIFAAVILAIGSAVPSSGQSTAPTAQTRYPQWTGSGYPAARHLEVMLLQFDNAAVNMAEAAQRSTTDANVKRLASDIIAQRARELTTMRSSYQKQYGETPPAWGGTGGNYGPMGGGGMMGGGRGNNGYNMMGGTMGQMMAYGDGYQTMMGNSSNWWGGGNAGTAFVPALMRLDAM